DNA from Intestinimonas massiliensis (ex Afouda et al. 2020):
CAGCCAGCTTCAGAATGCGCATTGCGTTTTCAGCGCCTTTGGAAGCGGATACGTTACCAACACTAGTGGAAATACCGACGATTTCCACATCCTTTCGGAACAGGGCGAACAAGATTGCAATGGAATCATCCACACCGGGATCGCAATCAATAAATATCTTCACGTTTTTCCTCTTTTCGTATGTATTTTGGGATCCAATTACAAAAAAACTGCAGTTTTATTGTCTTGTGTTTCCTCATGCGGCGCTGCTGATATCAGATCAGCACAATGTCGGTAAAGCCGTTGCGTCTGGCGATATCCTCCAGATGCTGAAGTTCATCGGCGGTGGGGACCCGCAGTTGGCTGCGAAAGGGTTGCCGGACGCCAAAGGGGCGGTAGGCGATGATCTTGTAGCGGATGGAGCCCGTTTCCAAGAAGGGGGACAGAAGCCGGGTGATCTCCGTCACCGTCTGCTCGCTGTCCAGATAATCCGGTACCACCACGGTTCGCACCTCTTCCAGCTTGCCAGCTTTGGCGAGCTGGACGGCATTGTCGATGACCATCCGGCTGCCCATGCCGGTGAGCTTGCGGTGCAGGCCGTCATCCCAGGCCTTCACATCCAGCATGACGCCGTCGCATACAGCCATCAGTTCAGCATCAGCCGTGTAGTCGTAGCTGCCGTTGCTGTCCATCAGGCAGGTGAGCTTCTTTTTTTTGGCCAAGGTAAACAGCTCCAGCAGGAAATCCCGCTGTAGGGAGCATTCGCCGCCGGAGACGGTGATGCCCCGGATGAAGGGGAGGTCATTCTTCAGCAGCGCCATTACCTCGGATGCGGAATATTCTCGGACCTTGGCCGAGGCCATATTGGGGCAGGCGGCCAGACACTGGTCACATTTGCAGCACTTCTCCTCCCGCCAGACCACCTTGTCCAGCTCCATGGTCAGGGCCCCGGTGGGGCAGACAGGGACGCAGACACCACAATGGACACAGCGATGGATGGTTTCGGGATTATGGCAGTAGCTACAGGTGTAATTGCAGCCCTGCAGGAAGATCGCAGCTCTGTTTCCGGGCCCATCCACGACGCTGGTGTGGATGATTCTGTTGACAAGCGCTTTCATTCCAGGCTCCGCACCATTCTTTCCAGAATGCGGCTGTTGCGGACCTCGCCAAGCCCCCAGGTGGCGTTGGCCTGCTGAACAGCAATGCCGGCATCGAGCTTGGCGATGTCAGACTTCTTGACCAGATAGCCGGTGATGCGGATGACGTCAGCGTCGGAGCCATAGGTAGAGAAGTAGCGCATGCCCTGGGCAAAGCCGCCCTTGATCAGGTCGACGATGGCGTCGGGGTTGCGCTTGGCAGTCTCGTCGAAGGGGAAGATATCGCCCACACCGGATTTGAAATAGGGGTGGAACTGACTACAGTGGAGCAGGTGCTCATGCAGGGGCAGCTCATCACCGATTGCGATGCGTACGCCGGGGCTGATGGAATAGTCATCGGCGATGCCGACCTGGGCATGGAGGGAGAAGTGATGGTTGGTGCAGTCGCAGAAGCGGCTCTCGTAGCTTTCCATGCACGTGGTCAGTTTATCGAGAATGCGTTTTGCCATGGCGTCGGCTTCCTCGCTGTGGCCGTAGGTGCCGCTCTTGCCTTCCTTTGCCATCAGAATATTGACACATTCGTTCATACCCACCAGACCGAACATGCCGGTGAATTTCTCCAAGCTGACGAAACCCTCCTGGACCAGGAAATTAGACTTGAAGAAGTGCGTCTCCTCCACCAGGAAGGTGATCTTTTTCTCAATGTAGTCGCACAGCTCCTTGACCGCAATGGGCAGCAGATCATGGATCAGGTGCTCGCTGTCCTTGGCCCGTTCGGCCAATCTGCTCAGCACGATGCGAGATAGGGTGAAAGCACCGCCGCCGATGGGCAGGGCATTGTAGCAGCTGGCAATGCCGTAGGGGGTAGTGTAGAGCTTGCTGTACTCCTTGTGATTGGCGAAGCTGGGCTTGGCGCAGGCCAAAGCGCATTCCACGCAGGTCCTTGCAAAATCGTCTGGGGTAATGTCGGGGTCGTACAGCAGTGTCATGGAGGGGATGGCGTTCTCCCACAGCTCCTTCTGGATCTCCACGATCATGCGGCCGGCGCGGGTCTCTTCGGGCCCCAGATTCATATGGCAGTAGGAGTCGGAGATGGTGCGGTCCAGGAAGATGAGAAAGTGACGGATCAGCTTTCTGGCTTCTTCCTCATCCTCGATGAAGGGTTCCAGCAGTTTGTCCACCGGTCCCAGATATACAGGAAAGTGGGTGACAGAGGGAATATGCTGGTAGAAGATTTCCAGGACAGTGACAGCCTCCCACAGGTTGGTAGGGGGGTCCAGTCTCAGGAACCTGCAGCCCTCCCGCATCAGCTTTTCATAGTCGGGCAGAACGTAGCGGGGGGCGTAGGTGCCGTTGCCTTCGCTCATGGTACACAGGACGCCGGCTTCCCGCAGCTCCCGGAACCGCGGGGTGGTATCGAAAAATTCCACATAGTTCAACGGAATCGAAGATAGGTTCATCATCGCTTGCTCATGGGTAAGGGCACAGTTGTCGATGACGGCTTTTACCTCTTTTTTCATGTCAGTAATGTTCATCGTAACAGGTCTGCTCCTTTCGCGTTTTTGATATTGTTGACCTTGTGAAATTATGATATCATATGAACAAACAACATAAAATGACAGGTGTCATTTTTGAAAAAGGTTGGTTAGTATGCTCAAAGACACATCGGTGTTTTTGCACCAAATCTACAACTGCATCCGGGAATTTGACGGTTCTATCCAGGAGGCATATCAATTCCCCCACTCGCCGCAGACCATTCAGGACCTCTCCGCCTGTGCGCCGCGTCTGATGCACCGAAAAGAGGCCAACACCTATTTATTCCATATATTTGAGCCGCTGGAA
Protein-coding regions in this window:
- a CDS encoding YjjW family glycine radical enzyme activase, translating into MKALVNRIIHTSVVDGPGNRAAIFLQGCNYTCSYCHNPETIHRCVHCGVCVPVCPTGALTMELDKVVWREEKCCKCDQCLAACPNMASAKVREYSASEVMALLKNDLPFIRGITVSGGECSLQRDFLLELFTLAKKKKLTCLMDSNGSYDYTADAELMAVCDGVMLDVKAWDDGLHRKLTGMGSRMVIDNAVQLAKAGKLEEVRTVVVPDYLDSEQTVTEITRLLSPFLETGSIRYKIIAYRPFGVRQPFRSQLRVPTADELQHLEDIARRNGFTDIVLI
- a CDS encoding YjjI family glycine radical enzyme yields the protein MKKEVKAVIDNCALTHEQAMMNLSSIPLNYVEFFDTTPRFRELREAGVLCTMSEGNGTYAPRYVLPDYEKLMREGCRFLRLDPPTNLWEAVTVLEIFYQHIPSVTHFPVYLGPVDKLLEPFIEDEEEARKLIRHFLIFLDRTISDSYCHMNLGPEETRAGRMIVEIQKELWENAIPSMTLLYDPDITPDDFARTCVECALACAKPSFANHKEYSKLYTTPYGIASCYNALPIGGGAFTLSRIVLSRLAERAKDSEHLIHDLLPIAVKELCDYIEKKITFLVEETHFFKSNFLVQEGFVSLEKFTGMFGLVGMNECVNILMAKEGKSGTYGHSEEADAMAKRILDKLTTCMESYESRFCDCTNHHFSLHAQVGIADDYSISPGVRIAIGDELPLHEHLLHCSQFHPYFKSGVGDIFPFDETAKRNPDAIVDLIKGGFAQGMRYFSTYGSDADVIRITGYLVKKSDIAKLDAGIAVQQANATWGLGEVRNSRILERMVRSLE